In the Bacteroidales bacterium genome, one interval contains:
- a CDS encoding DUF58 domain-containing protein, whose amino-acid sequence MKNIDDISELKQFENLELLAKQVVEGFITGLHKSPFHGFSVEFAEHRLYNKGESVRFIDWKLYGRTDKLFVKRFEEETNLRSRIIIDTSSSMLFPYKNKSIQSKLMFSIFSAASLIHLLRKQRDAAGLTFFSDEIELHTQTKMSSVHSRMLYAQLNNLMSAENKLNKKSKPAELLHHISDQIHKRSLVIIFSDMFSSENPEKLFSALQHLKHSKHDVILFHVTDKEHEGEFKYNNRPYKFIDMETGESIKLNPNEVRDYYLNSSGLFKENLKLKCGQYKIDFVQADVKSDFKEILIPYLIKRNKLH is encoded by the coding sequence TTGAAAAACATCGATGACATAAGCGAACTTAAACAATTTGAAAATTTAGAACTTTTGGCAAAACAAGTTGTTGAAGGGTTTATTACTGGCTTACACAAAAGTCCGTTTCACGGTTTTTCGGTTGAGTTTGCAGAACATCGTTTATACAACAAAGGCGAATCAGTTCGTTTTATCGACTGGAAGTTATATGGTCGTACAGATAAACTTTTCGTTAAACGTTTTGAAGAAGAAACTAACTTACGAAGTCGTATTATTATTGATACATCTTCTTCAATGTTGTTTCCTTATAAAAATAAAAGTATTCAAAGTAAATTAATGTTTTCAATATTCAGTGCGGCTTCTTTAATTCATTTGTTAAGGAAACAAAGAGATGCCGCAGGCTTAACTTTCTTTTCCGATGAAATTGAATTGCATACACAAACAAAAATGTCTTCGGTGCATTCTCGAATGCTTTATGCTCAACTTAATAATTTAATGTCTGCCGAAAATAAATTGAACAAAAAAAGCAAACCCGCCGAATTATTGCATCATATTTCGGATCAAATACATAAACGTTCTTTAGTAATTATTTTCAGTGATATGTTCAGCAGTGAAAATCCCGAAAAACTTTTTTCTGCATTACAACATTTAAAACACAGCAAACACGATGTTATTTTATTTCATGTAACTGATAAAGAACATGAAGGCGAGTTCAAATACAATAATCGTCCGTATAAATTTATTGATATGGAAACAGGAGAAAGTATTAAACTGAATCCGAATGAAGTTCGTGATTATTATTTAAACTCTTCCGGTTTATTTAAAGAAAATTTAAAATTAAAATGCGGGCAATATAAAATTGACTTTGTTCAGGCAGATGTTAAGTCTGATTTTAAAGAAATTCTTATTCCCTATTTGATTAAGAGAAATAAATTGCATTAA
- the trxA gene encoding thioredoxin produces the protein MAVLEVTDKNFDEVVLQSNIPVVVDLWAVWCGPCKMIHPILEELSEEYEGRALMVKLDIDSNRQTAMKYGIRNIPTVLFIKNGEVVDKQVGAVAKKKFVDKLEPIL, from the coding sequence ATGGCAGTATTAGAAGTAACAGATAAAAACTTTGATGAAGTTGTACTACAATCAAACATACCGGTAGTGGTAGATTTGTGGGCTGTTTGGTGCGGACCGTGTAAAATGATACATCCTATCTTAGAAGAGCTTTCGGAAGAATATGAAGGAAGAGCATTAATGGTAAAATTAGATATTGATTCAAACAGACAAACAGCAATGAAATACGGAATAAGAAACATACCTACGGTACTTTTTATTAAAAACGGTGAAGTTGTTGACAAACAGGTAGGTGCCGTTGCTAAAAAGAAGTTTGTTGATAAATTAGAACCTATTTTATAA